One stretch of Armigeres subalbatus isolate Guangzhou_Male chromosome 2, GZ_Asu_2, whole genome shotgun sequence DNA includes these proteins:
- the LOC134215426 gene encoding peroxisomal leader peptide-processing protease → MVQSIFVIYLQLFSEDNICIMSALYPKNGIIYYHAGSHKSSAILFNEQFVLTSGLALLQVPFMTREFKNTAKQRIIRIDAHAELNFLQNLDYRIVLQRDNGNLLEKKAQIAYVIYSPDIESTIEQQFEGLRFTLNGEYCDISKYSLYFSSFVIFQFTDQKVSLENLERCFKSEFVENSTELSLLENIICVTAPFGNEHFINSINFGHVSNLIGKDNCLALLNISSAFGCEGGGIYDKNFHIRSILLASCFHHQNDNVHFPLAANVSEIYKILFDAPKLYKLPSNLTTLMTQSSCLITTNGTWGTGCLFRLNGRNFVLTCAHVLSNDNITCYCRDYNFQPILIHKNPIFDYAYDIALLEDTTKNQNNTTRLSNNIPKVGQIVYSVGFPIFKGFGMNGIFSPSIYRGKVTKYSKGVLITDCPVQAGQSGGPIFEQNGSLLAVMVSNFKNELDGKIYPHHNMCIPICDIYDILLRYSTTNDYTTINGFQAKKDIVDKWKLKTPLVESKL, encoded by the exons ATGGTTCAAagtatttttgttatttatttacaaCTTTTTTCAGAGGATAATATTTGTATAATGTCG GCGTTATACCCAAAGAATGGCATTATCTACTATCACGCTGGAAGTCACAAAAGTTCAGCTATACTGTTCAATGAACAGTTCGTCCTTACTTCAGGACTTGCCTTGCTACAGGTGCCCTTTATGACAAGGGAATTCAAAAATACAGCAAAACAGAGAATCATTCGTATTGATGCTCATGCtgagctaaactttttacaaaatttagACTATCGGATTGTGTTACAGCGAGATAATGGCAACTTGTTAGAAAAGAAGGCACAAATTGCCTATGTTATATATTCGCCTGATATCGAATCAACGATAGAACAACAATTCGAAGGACTACGATTTACTTTGAATGGAGAATACTGTGATATCTCGAAATACAGTTTATATTTTTCGTCATTTGTTATATTCCAATTTACAGACCAAAAAGTATCACTAGAGAATCTTGAAAGATGTTTCAAATCAGAGTTTGTAGAAAATTCTACTGAATTAAGTCTGCTGGAAAATATCATTTGCGTGACTGCACCATTTGGAAATGAGCATTTTATAAACAGCATCAACTTTGGCCACGTATCAAACCTAATAGGAAAAGACAATTGCTTGGCATTATTGAATATTTCTTCAGCATTTGGATGTGAAGGTGGTGGGATCTACGATAAAAACTT CCACATCCGGAGCATTTTACTAGCTTCATGTTTCCACCACCAGAACGACAATGTACATTTTCCTTTGGCAGCAAACGTAAGCGAAATATACAAAATCTTGTTTGATGCGCCAAAATTGTATAAATTACCTTCAAATCTTACGACGCTTATGACCCAGTCGTCATGTTTGATCACCACAAATGGAACCTGGGGAACAGGATGTTTATTTCGATTGAATGGACGAAACTTTGTGCTTACTTGTGCACACGTTCTGTCGAAT GACAACATCACATGCTACTGCCGAGACTACAATTTCCAACCAATACTAATACACAAGAATCCAATATTTGATTATGCCTATGACATAGCCCTACTAGAAGACACcacgaaaaatcaaaataatacaACAAGGTTATCAAATAATATACCCAAAGTAGGACAAATTGTGTATTCTGTTGGATTTCCCATTTTCAAGGGATTTGGCATGAATGGTATATTCAGCCCTAGTATCTATCGTGGAAAAGTAACTAAATATTCTAAGGGAGTTCTTATTACTGATTGCCCAGTGCAAGCAGGACAGAGCGGTGGTCCAATATTTGAACAAAACGGTAGCTTGCTTGCAGTaatggtatcaaacttcaagaatgAGCTAGATGGGAAAATATATCCGCATCATAATATGTGCATTCCAATCTGTGATATTTACGACATTCTACTTCGTTATAGTACAACTAATG ATTATACCACAATAAACGGTTTCCAAGCTAAAAAGGATATAGTTGATAAATGGAAGCTTAAAACTCCTCTAGTAGAAAGTAAACTATGA
- the LOC134211130 gene encoding deoxyribodipyrimidine photo-lyase-like codes for MKKASSKTDGPAEKKPKIEGGSIKTDDFLEQFKTTRNETAKSILDFDFKKKRVRILSDAKEVDENKQGVVYWMSRDARVQDNWAFLFAQKLALKNELPLHVCFSLVPKFLDATIRHYKFMLNGLEEVSKECESLNINFHMLTGMAKDTIPAFVKKHNIGAVVCDFSPLRVPLKWVEDVGESLPAEVPFCQVDAHNIVPLWVTSEKQEYAARTIRNKVNNNLNTYLTQFPPVIKHPHKASFKVNPIDWGGLLNTLEVDRSVDEVAWATPGYKGGVRMLQSFVEKRLRKFNAKRNDPTDDALSNLSPWFHFGQISVQRSILAVKKYGKGYSEGVAAFCEESIVRRELSDNFCYYNKNYDNLKGAYDWAQKTLNDHRKDKRTYIYSREQLEKARTHDDLWNSAQIQMVNEGKMHGFLRMYWAKKILEWTKTPEEALETAIYLNDRYQLDGRDPNGYVGCMWSIAGIHDQGWREREVFGKIRYMNYEGCKRKFDVAAFVARYGGKVFK; via the exons ATGAAGAAAGCATCATCAAAAACCGATGGGCCTGCTGAGAAGAAGCCGAAAATTGAAGGAGGATCGATCAAAACCGACGATTTTTTAGAGCAGTTCAAAACCACCCGAAATGAAACCGCCAAATCTATCTTGGACTTTGACTTTAAGAAAAAGCGTGTACGGATCCTGTCGGATGCAAAGGAAGTTGACGAAAATAAGCAGGGCGTTGTATATTGGATGTCCCGCGATGCCCGAGTGCAGGACAATTGGGCGTTTTTGTTTGCGCAGAAACTGGCGTTGAAAAACGAACTTCCGTTGCACGTTTGCTTCAGCTTGGTGCCGAAATTCCTCGATGCGACTATCAGACACTACAAGTTTATGTTGAATG GTCTCGAGGAAGTATCAAAGGAATGTGAATCTCTAAATATCAATTTTCACATGCTAACTGGAATGGCCAAGGATACCATTCCGGCTTTTGTAAAGAAACACAATATCGGGGCTGTTGTATGTGACTTCAGCCCACTACGCGTTCCTCTAAAATGGGTGGAAGACGTTGGTGAATCTCTACCGGCCGAAGTGCCATTTTGTCAAGTAGATGCCCACAACATTGTTCCCTTGTGGGTGACATCGGAGAAGCAAGAGTATGCAGCAAGGACAATTCGCAACAAAGTGAACAATAATCTCAATACATATCTGACGCAGTTTCCACCTGTTATCAAACATCCACACAAGGCGTCTTTCAAGGTCAATCCAATTGATTGGGGTGGACTGCTCAATACGCTTGAAGTAGATAGAAGTGTAGATGAAGTTGCTTGGGCCACTCCGGGATACAAAGGAGGGGTTCGAATGCTACAGAGTTTCGTCGAGAAGCGTCTGAGGAAATTCAATGCCAAGCGAAACGATCCCACCGATGATGCCCTTTCAAATCTTTCTCCTTGGTTCCACTTCGGCCAAATCTCTGTTCAACGGAGTATCTTGGCTGTAAAGAAGTACGGCAAAGGATACTCTGAAGGTGTGGCTGCTTTCTGCGAGGAATCGATTGTACGCAGAGAATTGTCCGATAACTTTTGCTACTACAACAAGAACTATGACAACCTGAAGGGTGCATACGATTGGGCTCAGAAAACTTTGAACGATCACCGTAAGGATAAACGCACTTACATCTACAGCAGAGAGCAGCTCGAAAAGGCGCGAACCCATGACGATTTGTGGAACTCAGCACAGATTCAGATGGTCAATGAAGGTAAGATGCATGGTTTCCTGCGCATGTATTGGGCCAAAAAGATTCTTGAATGGACAAAAACTCCTGAGGAAGCGCTAGAAACAGCAATTTATCTGAATGATCGCTACCAGCTGGATGGGCGTGATCCGAATGGCTACGTTGGCTGCATGTGGTCTATTGCCGGTATTCATGATCAGGGGTGGCGTGAGCGGGAAGTATTCGGAAAGATTCGCTATATGAATTACGAAGGGTGTAAGCGAAAGTTTGACGTTGCTGCTTTTGTGGCTCGTTATGGAGGCAAAGTTTTTAAATGA
- the LOC134211129 gene encoding E3 ubiquitin-protein ligase LRSAM1-like: protein MGCRISSSSNENKSLSNNEMPNRTTDEQPTVDYKARLERKQCLAKETPEPIYDLADCNLKDVPSGVFIMCKVLRKEILSLVNNKLTSVSGGGALGDLHLLVTLNLSNNRFKKLPDEIYRLENLREFFASNNNLEKLPVTINRLKKLELLDVSVNNLTTLEQVSFMPVLRILNICGNVRLDKLPNQLATCDNLVDIVLDPSTVSDPPADVVAGGTHAIIKYLSTGEIIHQPPASKDENDPYSRNKNSTINFIASERDELRQAELAREKHEKERKLLESERMAYEKDYLAESKLHEKQQRKKHELLQQLLQQQNQNDNKVNRLQEEKQSERQRLINDILKDEQHSSELVNNLLTLKNGPDPVFLEREKEDQERLIEQLRIQRNDFRKQEILTAMTDLLENEINVIQNFHNQRDQSSRNILEREYETNNLLNNVFLNYDRNRQDIIDQVNCDEEIQKSAVAALIAKNDSRTWGLVEQVRIVESQLATLTTYEIERKKSNQDDQINNLAEQRMNLTYVLMDLLKQQDQRKQQLLDTLKIIERQKEGEQTDFWLMQYQKLLDHQPSEITNDTASVDPILGYQFLENGVVHCLPFLSKIWQNKDKELASIGEQDLIEAGVMNATDRAAILASISNYYDYLNRTIEYPEAELSPPTTTPTAPDEEVELEPEATSSSPEDQSAAGGAVQFSECVVCLEEMVQVIFLPCGHMCCCARCHDNIHDCPLCRAYIERKIKVIQP, encoded by the exons ATGGGTTGTCGCATTTCATCCTCaagcaatgaaaataaatccTTATCGAACAACGAGATGCCGAACAGGACAACCGACGAACAACCCACGGTCGATTACAAAGCTCGTTTAGAGCGAAAACAGTGCCTG GCGAAGGAGACACCGGAACCAATCTATGATCTGGCAGACTGCAATCTGAAAGATGTGCCATCGGGGGTGTTTATCATgtgtaaggtgctgcggaaGGAAATACTCTCGCTCGTTAACAACAAACTGACGTCAGTCAGCGGCGGTGGAGCATTAGGAGATTTGCATCTGTTGGTGACGCTGAATTTGTCGAACAATCGGTTTAAGAAACTGCCGGACGAAATCTACAGGTTGGAAAATCTCAGG GAATTTTTCGCATCGAACAACAACTTGGAGAAACTACCAGTAACAATCAACCGACTAAAGAAACTGGAACTGCTCGATGTATCCGTGAACAATCTGACCACCCTCGAACAGGTATCGTTCATGCCTGTACTTAGGATACTCAACATTTGCGGTAATGTTCGTCTAGACAAACTGCCTAATCAACTGGCAACATGTGATAATCTAGTAGATATAGTTCTTGACCCAAGTACCGTTTCGGATCCTCCGGCCGACGTAGTTGCCGGTGGTACCCATGCAATCATAAAATATCTCTCGACCGGAGAAATTATTCATCAGCCCCCAGCATCAAAGGACGAAAACGATCCATACTCTCGCAACAAAAACAGCACAATCAACTTCATTGCCAGCGAACGGGACGAGTTGCGCCAAGCGGAATTGGCTCGTGAGAAGCACGAAAAGGAAAGAAAATTGTTGGAAAGTGAACGAATGGCATACGAAAAGGATTACCTTGCTGAAAGCAAATTGCATGAAAAGCAACAGCGCAAGAAACATGAGTTACTGCAACAACTGCTTCAGCAACAGAATCAAAACGATAATAAAGTGAATAGACTACAAGAGGAAAAGCAATCTGAAAGGCAACGATTAATCAATGACATTCTTAAAG ATGAACAACACTCCAGTGAATTAGTAAACAATCTTCTAACTCTGAAGAACGGTCCCGACCCTGTGTTCCTCGAACGAGAAAAGGAAGATCAAGAGCGTCTGATCGAACAGTTACGCATCCAACGGAATGATTTTCGTAAGCAGGAAATTCTGACGGCTATGACCGATCTGCTTGAGAACGAAATCAATGtcattcagaattttcacaatcAACGTGACCAATCATCCCGCAATATTCTGGAGCGGGAATACGAGACCAATAACCTGCTTAATAATGTCTTCTTGAACTACGATCGAAACCGGCAGGACATTATCGACCAAGTAAACTGTGATGAAGAAATACAGAAATCAGCTGTAGCCGCTTTGATTGCTAAAAACGATTCGCGCACGTGGGGTCTAGTGGAACAGGTGAGAATAGTTGAATCGCAACTAGCAACCCTGACTACTTATGAGATCGAACGAAAGAAATCCAACCAGGATGACCAAATC AATAATCTAGCAGAGCAAAGGATGAACTTAACGTACGTACTGATGGATTTGCTCAAACAACAGGACCAAAGAAAGCAACAG CTTCTTGATACGCTCAAAATAATCGAACGGCAAAAGGAAGGCGAACAAACCGACTTCTGGCTAATGCAATACCAAAAACTTCTGGATCACCAACCTTCGGAGATTACTAATGATACAGCTTCGGTTGATCCCATTCTCGGCTATCAATTTCTGGAAAACGGAGTCGTTCACTGTTTACCGTTCCTGTCTAAGATCTGGCAAAATAAAGACAAGGAACTGGCCAGCATAGGCGAGCAGGACCTAATAGAGGCTGGCGTTATGAATGCCACGGATCGTGCTGCCATTTTAGCATCAATCAGCAATTATTATGATTACCTAAACCGTACGATAGAATATCCCGAGGCTGAACTTAGCCCACCAACAACGACACCCACTGCACCTGATGAAGAGGTTGAACTTGAACCGGAAGCTACTAGCTCTTCACCGGAAGACCAATCAGCGGCAGGTGGGGCGGTACAGTTCTCGGAATGTGTTGTATGCCTGGAGGAAATG GTACAAGTAATATTCCTTCCATGTGGCCATATGTGCTGTTGTGCCAGGTGCCACGACAACATACACGACTGTCCGCTGTGCCGAGCGTACATTGAAAGAAAGATTAAAGTTATACAGCCATAG